DNA from Dietzia lutea:
GAGTCGCTGGGGAAGTGGGACGAGTACACCGAGGCCAAGGAGGAGATGTTCCGGCGCACGGACACCGAGTGGGCGCCGTGGACGACGATCAAGTCCAACGACAAGAAGCGGGCCCGCATCAACGCGATGCGCTACTTCCTCAACCAGTTCGACTACCCGGAGAAGGACCACCAGGTGGTGTTCGAGCCGGACCCGAGGATCGTCCAGCGCGGCAAGGACGCCGTCGGGGACTGACTGAGCCTGCGAAGGAAGCGCCCCGCGGGCAGGGCCGGTCGGGGACTAGCGGAGCGAGCGCCGGCGAGCGAAGCGATGTCCCCGCGCACGGATCCCGTCGGGGACTGACTGCTCGCGCGGGAATGTCTGGGCGCCGTCGGGCCTTGCACGGAGTATGAGCCATTCCAATGATCCGGCCGTCATCAAGCGTCTGCTGTCCGATAAGGGGCGGTGGGCCGTTGTCGGCCTGTCCTCGAACACCTCGCGCACCGCGTACGGGATCGCCGCGTTCGTCCGGGACCTCGGTCACGAGATCGTGCCCGTCCATCCGAAGTCTGAGACTGTCCACGGTCAGCAGGGGTATGCGGACCTGGCGTCGGTCCCAGGCGAGATCGACGTCGTGGACGTGTTCGTCAACTCCGATCTCGCCGGGGGCGTGGTCGACGACGCCATCGCCAAGGGCGCGAAGGCCGTCTGGCTGCAGCTGGGCGTGATCGACGAGGCCGCCGCGAAGCGGGCCAAGGAGGCCGGCCTCGACGTGGTGATGGACGCGTGCCCGGCGATCGAGGCGCCGCGCCTGGGCCTGTCCTGACGAGTGCGTGCGCACCGCCGACCCGGAACCGGGTGGGCGGCGCGCGTGCGTCCGCCGAGCGCTAG
Protein-coding regions in this window:
- a CDS encoding CoA-binding protein; the protein is MSHSNDPAVIKRLLSDKGRWAVVGLSSNTSRTAYGIAAFVRDLGHEIVPVHPKSETVHGQQGYADLASVPGEIDVVDVFVNSDLAGGVVDDAIAKGAKAVWLQLGVIDEAAAKRAKEAGLDVVMDACPAIEAPRLGLS